From Mannheimia pernigra, one genomic window encodes:
- the araC gene encoding arabinose operon transcriptional regulator AraC, whose amino-acid sequence MYKNLSLLSPSNPFDLELIAGITQCEKGNYLDFAVDKPQGMSGYMLQLTTFGQGAVFDGNKTFTTQRGQLLLFYPGTIQYYYRHLDCQSWHYKWIYFMPNPKLNKWLNWSDKEADIGQIKINNHRYFQEISQLFSKVDMELKSGYFFKEDVATTLLEYLLMKCISAEKIAIIPTIDQRILAVCDTILSNLSANDSVEMIAEKVFLSSSRLSHLFKQFLGVSLVQWRELQRISESKKLLYFSNMSILNIAKSLGYEDALYFSKIFKKHTGLSPTEFRTIERRKESEM is encoded by the coding sequence ATGTATAAAAATCTATCTTTGCTCTCTCCTAGTAATCCTTTTGATTTAGAATTAATTGCTGGAATTACCCAATGTGAAAAAGGCAATTATCTTGATTTTGCTGTAGATAAACCACAAGGAATGAGTGGATATATGTTACAGCTCACAACATTTGGACAAGGAGCTGTCTTTGACGGTAACAAAACATTTACTACTCAACGAGGACAATTGTTACTCTTCTACCCTGGTACTATCCAGTACTATTATCGCCATTTAGACTGTCAATCTTGGCACTATAAATGGATATATTTTATGCCAAACCCTAAGCTAAATAAGTGGCTAAACTGGTCTGACAAAGAAGCTGATATAGGTCAAATTAAAATCAACAATCACCGATATTTTCAAGAAATCAGCCAGCTTTTTTCCAAAGTTGATATGGAATTAAAATCTGGATATTTTTTCAAGGAAGATGTTGCCACAACGTTACTAGAATACTTGCTGATGAAATGTATTTCCGCAGAAAAAATAGCTATTATTCCAACTATTGATCAGCGAATATTAGCCGTTTGCGATACTATTTTATCCAACTTATCGGCTAATGATAGTGTAGAAATGATAGCAGAAAAAGTCTTTCTATCTTCATCACGCTTATCTCATTTATTTAAGCAATTTCTTGGTGTGAGTTTAGTTCAATGGCGAGAACTGCAACGAATCTCTGAGTCTAAAAAACTACTTTATTTCTCAAATATGTCAATATTAAATATTGCTAAATCCTTAGGATATGAGGATGCTCTCTATTTTTCAAAAATATTTAAAAAACATACAGGGCTTTCTCCTACAGAATTTCGAACAATCGAAAGACGAAAAGAAAGCGAAATGTGA
- a CDS encoding substrate-binding domain-containing protein has protein sequence MKKLTLKHALFSGLFALTCYGSAFANDIVNISKIDGMPWFNRMAEGVVQAGKDNNINAYQVGPSNTDAPQQVKLIEDLIAKKVRAISIVPNDANALEPVLKKAKQNGIIILTNESVGQPSANWDIEIIDNAQFAADYVEEVAKSMGGKGGYVIYVGGLTVPQHNLWADLFVKYQKEHYPDMFEVTSRMPVAENINDARRTTIDLVKAHSGLKAVVSFGSQGPIGAGLAVKEKRLKNKLHVFGMMIPSQAANLIKSGDITMGITYDPANAGYALAAVAAKALKGEKIEDGLEIPNVGKAKVDSEKKLLQFHNVLKVTKENIDNLY, from the coding sequence ATGAAAAAATTGACATTAAAACACGCATTATTTTCAGGATTATTTGCATTAACTTGCTATGGCTCTGCATTTGCTAATGATATTGTTAACATTTCTAAAATTGATGGCATGCCTTGGTTCAATCGTATGGCAGAAGGCGTTGTTCAAGCAGGTAAAGATAATAATATCAATGCTTACCAAGTTGGACCATCTAACACTGATGCTCCTCAACAAGTGAAATTGATTGAGGACTTAATTGCAAAAAAAGTTCGTGCGATTTCTATTGTACCGAATGATGCGAATGCGTTAGAACCTGTACTTAAAAAAGCAAAACAAAACGGCATTATCATTTTAACTAACGAATCTGTTGGTCAGCCAAGTGCCAATTGGGATATTGAAATTATCGATAACGCTCAATTTGCTGCCGATTATGTAGAAGAAGTAGCAAAATCAATGGGTGGAAAAGGAGGATATGTGATTTATGTAGGTGGTTTAACCGTGCCTCAACATAACCTTTGGGCAGATTTATTTGTTAAATACCAAAAAGAACATTATCCAGATATGTTTGAAGTCACTAGCAGAATGCCAGTTGCAGAAAATATTAATGATGCCCGCCGAACCACAATTGACCTAGTTAAAGCTCATTCAGGCTTAAAAGCTGTAGTTTCTTTCGGTTCACAAGGTCCGATTGGTGCTGGCCTAGCAGTCAAAGAAAAACGTTTGAAAAATAAATTACATGTTTTTGGTATGATGATTCCATCGCAAGCAGCTAATTTAATTAAGAGTGGCGATATCACAATGGGTATCACCTACGATCCTGCAAATGCGGGTTATGCCTTAGCAGCAGTAGCCGCAAAAGCACTTAAAGGTGAAAAAATCGAAGATGGTTTAGAAATTCCAAATGTAGGTAAAGCGAAAGTAGATAGCGAGAAAAAATTACTCCAATTCCA